A genomic stretch from Acidobacteriota bacterium includes:
- a CDS encoding ferritin-like domain-containing protein, which translates to MDSKQFVDQLFSEMEELFSQLGQHETLEAEADGEVEVIKLLKLALKSELEASELAAVWMPTTPEVDAKRLLAEQCGDEMKHYELISHRLGELEVDMSDYNPLQEGYSPLYHYLKGLPTTVERIAGGPFACEAVARIRNLQFIDFCRSAGDYRTAEMYETIIQPEEVHHHIRAREILEKYCTTPALQEKAATACRSALAVADELRSLKEKTTGLHSIPMS; encoded by the coding sequence ATGGACAGCAAGCAATTCGTCGACCAGCTTTTCAGCGAGATGGAGGAGCTGTTCTCCCAACTCGGTCAGCACGAGACCCTGGAGGCGGAAGCCGACGGAGAGGTAGAGGTGATCAAGCTGCTCAAGCTGGCTCTCAAGAGCGAGCTCGAAGCCAGCGAGCTGGCGGCGGTCTGGATGCCCACCACGCCGGAGGTAGACGCCAAGCGCCTGCTGGCGGAGCAATGCGGCGACGAGATGAAGCACTACGAGCTGATCAGCCACCGCCTGGGAGAGCTGGAGGTGGATATGAGCGACTACAACCCGCTCCAAGAGGGCTACTCCCCCCTCTACCACTACCTCAAGGGCCTGCCCACCACGGTGGAACGCATCGCCGGCGGCCCCTTCGCCTGCGAGGCCGTGGCACGCATCCGCAACCTCCAATTCATCGACTTCTGCCGCTCCGCCGGGGACTACCGCACCGCCGAGATGTACGAGACCATCATCCAGCCGGAAGAGGTCCATCACCACATCCGCGCCCGGGAAATCCTGGAGAAGTACTGCACCACTCCCGCACTGCAGGAAAAAGCCGCCACCGCCTGCCGCAGCGCCCTCGCCGTCGCCGACGAGCTTCGCAGCCTGAAGGAAAAGACCACCGGGCTGCACTCGATCCCCATGTCCTGA
- a CDS encoding helix-turn-helix domain-containing protein, whose amino-acid sequence MGVWDRLPQALRKLRILRRMTQRELAAAAGIGTSAIYSYESGHHLPRLDTLGVLMEVLEVDLSDLTPLLNPPAAAGSQSASSQSAGSQSTRQQPDRRYRPPRRPGLGLEEPAGFIEEVGRGIAWLRQSQRLTLHEVASAAGLSQSTLSRIERGQQDVKGEALGKILEALDADLLRLALTVKVAGTLTGEQTLREDADDRELVSMAIAALGLEEAVRLMEN is encoded by the coding sequence GTGGGCGTGTGGGACCGGCTACCCCAGGCGCTGCGCAAGTTGCGGATTCTTCGGCGCATGACCCAGCGGGAGCTGGCGGCGGCGGCGGGGATCGGGACCTCGGCGATCTACAGCTACGAATCGGGACATCACCTGCCCCGTCTCGACACCCTCGGCGTGCTGATGGAGGTCTTGGAAGTCGATCTTTCCGACCTGACTCCCCTACTGAACCCACCGGCCGCCGCGGGCTCCCAATCAGCGAGCTCCCAATCAGCAGGCTCCCAGTCGACTCGCCAGCAGCCGGATCGGCGATATCGCCCGCCTCGGCGTCCCGGACTGGGCCTCGAAGAGCCCGCCGGCTTCATCGAAGAGGTCGGCCGGGGCATCGCCTGGCTGCGCCAAAGCCAGCGGCTGACCCTGCACGAAGTGGCCTCCGCCGCCGGTCTGAGCCAAAGCACCCTGAGCCGCATCGAGCGGGGGCAGCAGGACGTCAAGGGTGAGGCCCTGGGCAAGATCCTGGAGGCGCTGGACGCGGACCTGCTGCGCCTGGCCTTGACGGTCAAGGTCGCCGGCACCCTCACCGGGGAGCAAACCCTGAGAGAAGACGCGGACGACCGCGAGCTGGTCTCCATGGCCATCGCCGCCCTCGGCCTGGAGGAGGCGGTGCGGCTGATGGAGAATTGA